The Ignavibacteriales bacterium genomic sequence ATTTTAGAAGGCGGACTTGCACCAGATGCAACAGTTCAATCATGGCGCGGAGTAAAGGGTGCGATTGATGCATCTAAACAAGGACACGATGTAATTGTTTCACCAACAAGTCACTGCTATTATGATTATCCAGTTGATGTAACAGATATGCAAAAAGTTTATTCATTTGATCCGGTTCCGCAGGAATTATCTTTTGATGAAAGAAAACATGTTCTTGGCAGTGAAGGAAATATGTGGAGTGAATATGCACCGCAAGAATTAATTGATGATAGATTATTCCCACGTATGCTTGCACTTTCCGAGGTAGTCTGGACATATCCTGCAGAAAGGAATTATGAAGAATTTAGACAAAGAGTTCAGAAACATTATGATAGATTAAACTTACTTGATGTTAATTATGGGTTGGAAACAAAACCATTTGAAATAATAAAATCATTTGATGAAACAACAAATAGTTTTAATGTAAATGTTAATCAGTTGCAGGATAATCTTAATTTAAAAATTGGAAGTTATGCACAGGAACTATTGATAAATCAAGATGATCATAAGTTTAATTTTAATATTGATAAATCTTCAAATGTTTTAATATTTTTGGATCGAGAAAATAAAAAAGTTGGTAAAACTTTTATTCATGGTTTTACTTTTAACAAAGCTACCAGAAAAAATGTTAGATTAACTTATTCGTATAGTGAAAAATATTCCGCTGGTGGAGTTGAAGCATTGACTGATGGTTTACGAGGATCCGATACTTTTCGCGGCGGAGATAAGTCTTGGCAGGGTTATCAGGGAACAGATTTTGAGGCAGTTGTTGATTTAGGTGATATATCAAATGTTAGTAAGATATCCGTTGGATTTTTTCAAGCCTCTTCATCATGGGTTGTATTTCCAAAGTATGTTGAGTTTTATTTATCCGATAACGGAAGTAATTATATTAGTGCCGGAAAGATTGAAATTCCATCAACTTTAAAAAATCCAGATTGGATACAAAACGATTTTAGTATTACTATCTATAACTCTGAAGCAAGGTTTATTAAAATCTTTGCGAAAAATTATGACGCACTTCCAGAATGGCATCCGGAAGCAGGCGGCAAGCCCTGGTTAATGATTGATGAAATAATTGTTCAATAGAATTAATGAAAACAGCAATAGTAATTGGTGCATCGGGGTTGGTTGGAAGTTTTATTACATTAAAACTTCTTGATGATAATAGATATGAAAAAGTAAAAGTATTTGTTAGAAATTCTTTGGATTTAAAACATCCAAAACTGGAAGAACATATAGTTAATTTTGAGAAATTGATTTTATGGAAAGATGAAATAAAGGGTGATGAACTTTACTCCGCACTCGGGACTACTATTAAAAAAGCTGGAAGTAAGGAAGCACAATACAAAATAGATTTTACTTATCAATATGAAGTTGCCCACGCAGCATCACAAAATGGAGTTAAAATTTATTTACTTGTTTCATCTGCCGGTGCTAATTATAAATCCGGAAATTTTTATTTGAGAATTAAAGGAAAGTTAGATGAAAAAGTTCAGCTACTTTCATTCAAACAGATACACATCTTTCGACCATCCATACTTGTCGGATTGAGAAGTGAAAAAAGACTAGGCGAATCAATAGGAATAAAAATAGCCGGAACAATTACTAAAATTATTCCGGCTCTAAATAAATATCGTCCAATAAAAGCCTCACAAGTTGCGGATGCAATTTTAAAATCTGCTAATCAGAATACTAAAGAGAAAATAAAAATTTATCAACCAGAAGAAATCCTTAAAATTTAATCTTTCTGCTGAGTCAACTTACCTAAATTAAATCTTTTTCTTTCGTTAGTATCTAAATATAGTTTCCTCATACGTATTGATTTTGGAGTTACTTCAACCATTTCATCATCTTCAATGTATTCCAATGCTTCCTCTAACGAAAATTTTATAGCAGGTGTTATCTTAACCGCTTTATCAGACCCTGAAGCACGCATATTAGATAACTTTTTACCACGCTGAACATTTACTTCTATATCATTTTCTTTAGTATGTTCTCCTATTATCTGACCTTTATAAACAACATCGCCCGGATCGATAAAAAACTTACCTCTGTCTTGCAAACCATCAATGGCATAAGCTGTTGAAAGTCCTTCTTCCATAGAAATTATAACGCCGCTTTTTACATTTCCTATTGAGCCTTTAAAAAATTCATATTGATAAAACCTGTGATGCATAACAGCTTCGCCCTGGGTAGCAGTAAGTACTTTTGTACGTAGGCCCATTATTCCGCGTGATGGAATGTGAAACTCAATCTTGTTCATTTTTCCTTTGTTTTCCATCTTCATT encodes the following:
- a CDS encoding NAD-dependent epimerase/dehydratase family protein; translation: MKTAIVIGASGLVGSFITLKLLDDNRYEKVKVFVRNSLDLKHPKLEEHIVNFEKLILWKDEIKGDELYSALGTTIKKAGSKEAQYKIDFTYQYEVAHAASQNGVKIYLLVSSAGANYKSGNFYLRIKGKLDEKVQLLSFKQIHIFRPSILVGLRSEKRLGESIGIKIAGTITKIIPALNKYRPIKASQVADAILKSANQNTKEKIKIYQPEEILKI